A stretch of Blattabacterium cuenoti DNA encodes these proteins:
- a CDS encoding dihydrolipoamide acetyltransferase family protein: protein MEEYNLRLPAMGEGIAEATIIRWLKKEGDSIKKEDVLVEIATDKVDSEITSPVNGILKKKLLATNEIAKIGKSIAILETEEKIFSIKENYIFSSENKKYFSPLVRTIAHREGISIYELNSIEGTGRKGRVTKIDILNYLQSIKKNKIISPKYDDIFLSCEKNNDKENEEVIVEMDRMRKIIAEHMIKSKNISAHVTSFVEADVTNVVEWREKMKETFQKNTGEKLTLMSVFVECVVKAIKDLPMINISINGTNIIRKKNIHIGLATALPNGNLIVPVIKHADSYNLGGLIKIINDLIKRAKSNQLKPEETKGGTYTISNIGSFGNLFGTPIIHQPQVAIMAIGLIQKKLSIIETPKGDLIGIRHKIYLSHSYDHRVIDGELGGRFAKRVALYLEKFNCYTTII, encoded by the coding sequence ATGGAAGAGTATAATTTAAGGCTCCCCGCCATGGGTGAAGGTATAGCTGAGGCTACTATCATTCGTTGGTTAAAAAAAGAGGGAGATTCCATAAAAAAAGAAGACGTTTTAGTAGAAATAGCCACGGATAAAGTAGATTCTGAAATTACTTCTCCGGTTAATGGTATCTTAAAAAAGAAATTATTAGCTACTAATGAAATAGCTAAAATTGGTAAATCAATAGCGATTTTAGAGACGGAAGAAAAAATTTTTTCTATAAAAGAGAATTATATATTTTCTTCTGAAAATAAAAAATATTTTTCTCCTCTTGTACGTACTATTGCTCATAGAGAGGGGATTAGCATTTATGAACTAAACTCTATAGAAGGTACAGGAAGAAAAGGAAGAGTTACTAAAATAGATATATTAAACTATCTTCAGAGTATAAAAAAAAATAAAATAATTTCTCCTAAATATGATGATATTTTTTTATCATGTGAAAAAAACAATGATAAAGAAAACGAAGAAGTTATTGTAGAAATGGATAGAATGCGTAAAATCATTGCAGAACATATGATTAAAAGTAAAAATATATCTGCACATGTAACTTCTTTTGTTGAAGCAGATGTTACAAACGTTGTAGAATGGAGAGAAAAAATGAAAGAGACTTTTCAAAAAAATACGGGAGAAAAACTGACTTTAATGTCCGTTTTTGTAGAATGCGTAGTGAAAGCGATAAAAGATCTTCCTATGATCAATATATCTATTAATGGAACAAACATAATAAGAAAGAAAAATATCCATATTGGATTAGCAACAGCTTTACCTAACGGTAATTTAATTGTTCCAGTAATTAAACATGCAGATTCCTACAATTTAGGAGGATTAATAAAAATTATCAACGATTTAATAAAAAGAGCTAAATCTAATCAATTAAAACCTGAAGAAACTAAAGGTGGAACCTATACTATCAGTAATATAGGTAGTTTTGGTAATCTTTTTGGAACTCCAATTATACATCAACCACAAGTTGCTATTATGGCTATAGGATTAATTCAAAAGAAATTATCAATTATAGAAACCCCAAAAGGAGATTTAATAGGAATCAGACATAAAATTTATTTATCTCATTCTTATGATCATCGTGTTATAGATGGAGAATTAGGTGGTCGTTTTGCAAAAAGAGTAGCTTTATATCTAGAAAAATTTAACTGTTATACAACAATAATATAA